From the Streptomyces sp. NBC_00390 genome, the window GGCGTTCGGCCCCGGCAGGCGCTGCGGACCGCTGCCGGGGCCGTACTCGTGGCCTTCCCGGGGGCCGCGGGAGTGGGCCCCGGGAACGCCGCCTCAGATGCCGCCGTCCTCGCGGCGGTGGATCTGCTCGATCAGCTCCGCCGCAAGGGCCTTGATGGTCTCCAGGCCCGCTCTGCCCCAGGGCCGCGGCTCGGTGTCCACCACACAGATCGTGCCCAGCGCGATACCCGTCCGGTCGATCAGCGGCGCCCCGAGATAGGAGCGGATGCCGATCTCGTCGACGACCGGATTGCCCGCGAACCGCGGATAGTCGCAGACGTCCTCCAGGACGAGTGCCTTGCGGCGCACCACCACATGCGGGCAGTAACCGTGGTCGCGCGCCATGAAGCGGCTGACCCCGCCGCTGCCCGCCGCTGCCGCACCGAGGTCGGAGCCGCTGCGCGTACCGGTCGGGGTATGGAGTCCGGCGAAGAACTGCCGGTTCTCGTCGATGAAGTTGACCATGGAGAACGGCGCCCCGGTCACCTCCGCGAGCTTTTGGGCGAATTCGTCGAAGGCCGGGTCGGGCCGGTCTCCCAATCCCAGCTGGCGCAGCCGCTGCACCCGGACGGGGGCCTCACGGTCGACCGGTGTCAGCAGCAGATGGCCGGTGGGGTCGTAGGTCATATCGGTGCTCCATAGCTGGGTGCCGCGTCCGGCACCGCGGTGGTGGTGAGCAGATGCTGGACCAGGGTGACCAGCGTCTTGATCCCCGAGCTGGCGATCCGGGCGTCACACAGCACGACCGGAACCTCCGGCTTGAGGTCGATCGCTGCCCGCACCTCCTCCGGCTCGTAGCGATAGGCGCCGTCGAACTCGTTGACGGCGACGACGAATCCGATGCCTCGCCGCTCGAAGAAGTCCACGGCGGAAAAACTGTCCTCGAGCCGGCGTGTGTCGGCGAGGACGATCGCTCCGAGCGCGCCCTCGGAGAGCTCGTCCCACATGAACCAGAAGCGCTCCTGCCCGGGCGTACCGAAGAGATACAACACATGGCGCGCGTCCAGCGTGATCCGGCCGAAGTCCATGGCGACGGTGGTGGTCGTCTTGGACTCGATGCCGTCCAGGCTGTCGGTCGCCACGCTGACCTGGGTGAGCAATTCCTCCGTACTGAGCGGGTCGATCTCGCTGACCGCGCCGACCAAGGTCGTCTTTCCCACACCGAAGCCGCCCGCGACCAGGATCTTGAGCGCGGTGGGGAAGAGGTCGCCGGTTTCAGAGCCTTCGTCGTAGGCCATCGAGTACCGCCTCCAGCAAAGAACGGTCCGTGGTTGTGTCACTCCCGCGCGGGGCCCGCGCGGTCAGCGCGCCGCAGTCCACCAGGTCGGACAGCAGCACTTTGGTGACGACCGCCGGAAGCCGCAGATGCGCGGAGATCTCGGCGACCGAGGTCGGGCCGTCGCACAGTCCCAGCGCCACACTGTGCTCGGGGCCGAGCTGTGGCTGGGGTGTGGTCCCGGTGGCCATCACCATCGAGAGCAGGTCCAGGGCGGCCGTCGGACGGGTGCGGCCGCCGCTGACTGTGTACGGACGGATGAGGCGTCCCGCCGCGTCGTCGAGCAACGGCCCGTCCTTGGGCGCCGGCATGTTCACTGCCCCGCGGCGCTGGGCGTCGCTCCCGCGGCTTGTCTCGCCGGCGTCACCAGATACGGACGCACACTCTTGACCAGCATCGCCATCTCGTATCCGAGGACGGCGGCGTCGGCCTCACGGCCCGCGAGCACGGCCAGGCAGGTGCCCGAGCCCGCCGTGGAGACGAACAGCAGGGTGGAGTCGAGTTCCACGACCACCTGGCGTACCTCACCGCCGTCGCCGAACCGCGCTCCGGCACTGCGGCCGAGC encodes:
- a CDS encoding GAF domain-containing protein, which codes for MTYDPTGHLLLTPVDREAPVRVQRLRQLGLGDRPDPAFDEFAQKLAEVTGAPFSMVNFIDENRQFFAGLHTPTGTRSGSDLGAAAAGSGGVSRFMARDHGYCPHVVVRRKALVLEDVCDYPRFAGNPVVDEIGIRSYLGAPLIDRTGIALGTICVVDTEPRPWGRAGLETIKALAAELIEQIHRREDGGI
- a CDS encoding GTP-binding protein, with amino-acid sequence MAYDEGSETGDLFPTALKILVAGGFGVGKTTLVGAVSEIDPLSTEELLTQVSVATDSLDGIESKTTTTVAMDFGRITLDARHVLYLFGTPGQERFWFMWDELSEGALGAIVLADTRRLEDSFSAVDFFERRGIGFVVAVNEFDGAYRYEPEEVRAAIDLKPEVPVVLCDARIASSGIKTLVTLVQHLLTTTAVPDAAPSYGAPI
- a CDS encoding DUF742 domain-containing protein; the protein is MPAPKDGPLLDDAAGRLIRPYTVSGGRTRPTAALDLLSMVMATGTTPQPQLGPEHSVALGLCDGPTSVAEISAHLRLPAVVTKVLLSDLVDCGALTARAPRGSDTTTDRSLLEAVLDGLRRRL
- a CDS encoding roadblock/LC7 domain-containing protein; this translates as MASDMPAGHASDLDWLLSGLVQRVPYTRNAVLLSSDGLVKSVHGLDTDSADHMAALASGLYSLGRSAGARFGDGGEVRQVVVELDSTLLFVSTAGSGTCLAVLAGREADAAVLGYEMAMLVKSVRPYLVTPARQAAGATPSAAGQ